In candidate division KSB1 bacterium, a genomic segment contains:
- a CDS encoding GDP-mannose 4,6-dehydratase, translated as MHILITGAAGFIGSHLAERLLQKQHTIVGFDDFNDFYDPAVKRANVQALLEKDDFYLVEGDIRDLTALKRLFSQERFDAIIHLAARAGVRPSIREPLLYQEVNCLGTNNLLEMARQHGVQKFLFASSSSVYGANRKVPFAEDDPVDHPVSPYAATKKAGELLCYTYHHLFGISVSCLRFFTVYGPRQRPDMAIHKFTRLIDGGERVPMFGDGSSRRDYTYITDIIDGVVAALERCQGYAIYNLGESRTVELRYLIELISSCLGKRPHVEVLPEQPGDVPITYADISRAQKELDYAPKVPIEEGIPQFVEWYRKNASRS; from the coding sequence ATGCACATTTTGATAACCGGCGCAGCCGGCTTTATTGGCTCACACCTTGCTGAGCGGCTGTTACAAAAGCAGCACACCATCGTGGGGTTTGACGACTTTAATGATTTCTACGACCCGGCAGTCAAGCGCGCTAATGTGCAGGCGCTACTGGAAAAGGATGACTTTTATCTGGTGGAAGGCGATATACGGGATCTTACTGCTTTGAAGAGACTGTTTTCTCAGGAGCGGTTTGATGCCATCATCCACCTCGCTGCCCGTGCCGGTGTGCGGCCTTCCATTCGCGAGCCGCTCCTGTATCAGGAGGTTAACTGCCTGGGCACAAACAATCTCTTAGAAATGGCCAGGCAGCACGGCGTGCAAAAGTTTCTGTTCGCCTCCTCCAGTTCCGTCTACGGTGCTAACCGCAAGGTCCCCTTTGCTGAGGACGACCCTGTGGATCACCCTGTTTCGCCTTATGCCGCGACCAAGAAGGCAGGTGAGTTGCTTTGCTACACTTACCACCACCTGTTTGGCATCTCGGTGAGCTGCTTGCGCTTTTTTACCGTGTACGGTCCGCGGCAGCGGCCAGACATGGCCATTCACAAGTTCACTAGGCTCATTGACGGCGGCGAGCGAGTACCAATGTTTGGCGATGGAAGCTCGCGACGTGACTACACCTACATCACTGACATCATCGATGGTGTGGTGGCGGCGCTGGAGCGCTGCCAGGGCTATGCCATTTACAATCTCGGCGAATCGCGCACTGTGGAACTGAGATATCTGATTGAGCTCATTAGCTCCTGCCTGGGCAAGCGGCCCCACGTCGAAGTGCTGCCGGAGCAGCCCGGCGACGTGCCAATTACCTATGCAGATATCAGTCGGGCGCAGAAGGAGCTGGACTATGCGCCCAAGGTGCCGATCGAGGAAGGCATCCCCCAGTTTGTGGAGTGGTACCGCAAGAATGCAAGTCGTTCCTGA
- a CDS encoding sugar transferase produces MVEEKEIFLRGVARVLDLLVVVLSFVIAYFLDEWLRQLIELSIKAYSRGPTLQGLLVFTRGNMWMPVIFPPLWVILMGFLGLYTEFRLKTFGQLASIIIRGSLLAGIAAGSVVFALQAQLTSRFFIAVFTFTATLMLLVEKRLFLSFLDYIHMRGYNQVNLLIVGTGKRAREFIRAVKNHANWGLRIVGLIDDEHGMYGKEVEGYRVLGRIQDIPFIIHRKVIDRVIFVVPRLWLHRIDEAILACEKEGISTAISLDLYDLHIARTRQTDFSGFPLLEFETFRARQWELFVKRTMDIVLSIFFIILFAPLMAATALAIKLTSKGPVLFKQTRCGLNGRKFTLYKFRTMIVGAEMKRREIEKMNEMDGPVFKIRKDPRVTPVGRILRKTSIDELPQFFNVLKGDMSIVGPRPPLPVEVEMYEVWQRRRLSLKPGITCIWQVSGRNKISFERWMEMDMEYIDNWSLWLDVKILLKTIFVVLFGYGAS; encoded by the coding sequence ATGGTAGAGGAAAAGGAAATATTCCTGCGCGGTGTGGCGAGGGTGTTGGACCTCCTGGTGGTGGTGCTCTCGTTTGTCATTGCCTATTTCCTCGACGAATGGCTGCGCCAGCTTATTGAGCTCTCCATCAAGGCCTACAGCCGAGGGCCAACATTACAGGGGCTCCTTGTTTTCACGCGCGGGAATATGTGGATGCCTGTCATCTTTCCCCCTCTGTGGGTGATATTGATGGGGTTCTTGGGCCTGTACACTGAGTTCCGGCTCAAGACCTTTGGCCAGCTGGCGTCGATTATCATTAGAGGGAGCCTTCTGGCCGGGATTGCTGCAGGCAGTGTGGTGTTTGCCCTTCAGGCGCAGCTCACCAGTCGCTTCTTTATCGCCGTCTTCACCTTCACCGCTACCCTCATGCTGCTGGTGGAAAAGAGGCTTTTCCTCTCCTTCCTCGATTACATCCACATGCGCGGCTACAACCAGGTCAACTTGCTGATTGTAGGGACGGGCAAGAGGGCAAGGGAATTCATCCGTGCGGTGAAAAACCATGCCAACTGGGGGCTGCGCATTGTGGGTCTTATCGATGATGAACACGGGATGTATGGCAAGGAAGTGGAGGGGTACCGGGTGCTGGGGCGGATTCAGGACATCCCGTTCATCATTCATCGGAAGGTCATTGACCGGGTGATCTTTGTGGTACCTAGGCTATGGCTCCATCGCATCGACGAGGCCATCCTCGCCTGCGAGAAGGAAGGAATCTCCACCGCCATCAGTCTGGACCTTTACGACCTGCACATCGCCCGCACTCGCCAAACAGACTTCAGTGGGTTCCCGCTGTTGGAGTTCGAGACCTTCAGGGCACGCCAGTGGGAGCTTTTCGTCAAGCGTACCATGGACATAGTCTTGTCCATCTTCTTCATTATCCTTTTTGCACCGCTGATGGCCGCCACTGCTTTGGCGATAAAGTTGACCTCGAAAGGGCCGGTGCTCTTCAAGCAGACCCGGTGTGGGTTGAACGGGCGCAAGTTCACGTTGTACAAGTTCCGCACCATGATTGTCGGGGCGGAGATGAAGCGCCGCGAGATAGAGAAGATGAACGAGATGGACGGCCCGGTCTTTAAGATCAGGAAGGACCCGCGCGTAACGCCAGTGGGTCGGATTCTGCGCAAGACCAGCATCGATGAGTTGCCGCAGTTTTTCAACGTGCTGAAGGGGGACATGAGCATTGTGGGGCCGCGACCGCCCTTGCCAGTGGAGGTGGAGATGTATGAGGTGTGGCAACGGCGCAGGCTGTCGCTCAAGCCGGGCATCACCTGCATCTGGCAAGTGAGCGGACGCAACAAGATCTCCTTCGAACGCTGGATGGAAATGGACATGGAGTACATTGACAACTGGTCCTTGTGGTTAGATGTGAAAATCCTGTTGAAGACCATCTTTGTGGTGCTCTTTGGCTACGGCGCGTCATGA
- the asnB gene encoding asparagine synthase (glutamine-hydrolyzing), with the protein MCGICGIYYVDGARKVDPHLLRRMAQVIVHRGPDDDGFFLAEGVGLGMRRLSIIDLVTGKQPISNEDGTVWVVYNGEIYNHLSLRRELEAKGHRFRTKADTEVIAHAYEEYGERCPEYFNGMFAFALYDARSRRLLLARDRLGIKPLYYAFDGQRLVFGSELKSLLQVEDMPRELDVRALDTFLTFEYIPAPLSIFRGVAKLPQAHTLLLQDGQARVREYWHLAFGTGEPVIKSEEQWGEELVSLLGDAVQMRLMSDVPLGAFLSGGLDSSSVVAMMSRSMDRPVKTFSIGFSEASYNELDYARTVAHAFGTEHHEEIITPDAVSLTETLIAHLDEPLGDFSIFPTYMVSKMTRQYVTVALSGDGGDELLAGYDTYLADRLARSYLHLPRVLRQGVIEPLARRLPPTEKKKGLINRTTRFVQGMALPEHLQHVRWMIFLSQAQRQALYTPPLQEALAGTNPYEFIEAYFEQARGADPLSQQQYVDIKTYLADDILVKVDRMSMAVSLEARVPFLDYRLVELVGRMPSWLRLRNGQTKYILKRAMRGILPEKILTRGKEGFSIPIKNWLRAELRPMMLDLLSPERLRAQGYFEDRYVESLIKEHLAGKANHSHQLWALMVFQKWYDLYMRRAA; encoded by the coding sequence ATGTGCGGCATCTGCGGCATCTACTACGTTGACGGGGCGAGAAAGGTGGACCCCCATCTCTTGCGGCGCATGGCGCAGGTCATCGTGCACCGCGGGCCCGACGATGACGGCTTCTTTCTTGCCGAGGGTGTGGGTCTGGGGATGCGCCGGCTAAGCATCATCGACTTGGTCACGGGCAAGCAGCCCATCAGCAATGAAGATGGCACCGTGTGGGTGGTGTATAACGGCGAAATCTACAACCACCTTTCGCTGCGCCGCGAGTTGGAAGCCAAGGGGCATCGCTTTCGCACCAAAGCCGACACCGAGGTTATTGCGCACGCCTACGAAGAGTATGGCGAGCGCTGCCCGGAATATTTCAACGGCATGTTCGCCTTTGCCCTCTACGATGCGCGGTCCAGGAGGCTGTTGTTGGCGCGCGATCGGCTGGGCATTAAGCCGCTCTACTATGCCTTTGACGGCCAAAGGTTGGTGTTCGGCTCCGAGCTCAAGTCGCTACTCCAAGTGGAGGACATGCCGAGGGAGCTGGACGTGCGCGCGTTGGACACCTTCCTGACCTTCGAGTACATCCCGGCACCCTTGTCCATATTCCGCGGCGTGGCAAAACTCCCCCAGGCGCACACGCTGCTGCTTCAGGACGGTCAGGCTCGTGTGCGCGAGTATTGGCACCTCGCATTCGGTACTGGGGAGCCGGTCATCAAGTCTGAAGAGCAATGGGGCGAAGAGCTGGTGTCACTCCTTGGTGACGCAGTGCAAATGCGCCTCATGAGCGACGTGCCCCTGGGTGCCTTCCTGAGTGGCGGGCTTGATTCCAGCTCCGTGGTGGCCATGATGAGCCGGTCCATGGACCGGCCGGTCAAGACCTTTTCCATCGGCTTCAGCGAGGCCAGCTACAACGAGTTGGACTATGCTCGTACTGTGGCGCACGCCTTCGGCACCGAGCACCACGAGGAGATCATTACCCCGGACGCGGTCTCACTGACCGAAACCCTCATCGCCCACCTGGACGAGCCGTTGGGTGACTTTTCCATTTTTCCCACGTACATGGTCTCGAAGATGACGCGCCAGTACGTGACCGTTGCGTTGTCCGGGGATGGCGGGGACGAGCTTCTGGCCGGATACGACACATACTTGGCTGACCGCCTGGCTCGCTCTTACCTCCACCTGCCGCGTGTGCTGCGTCAGGGGGTCATCGAGCCCCTGGCTCGGCGCCTTCCCCCCACCGAGAAGAAAAAGGGCCTGATCAACCGCACCACGAGGTTCGTGCAGGGCATGGCTCTGCCTGAGCATCTGCAGCACGTGCGCTGGATGATCTTTCTGTCCCAGGCGCAAAGGCAGGCCCTGTACACGCCCCCACTGCAAGAGGCCCTGGCGGGAACCAACCCATATGAGTTCATTGAGGCCTACTTTGAGCAGGCCCGGGGCGCTGACCCGTTGAGCCAGCAGCAATATGTGGATATCAAGACCTACCTGGCCGATGACATTCTGGTCAAAGTGGACCGCATGAGCATGGCTGTCTCTCTGGAGGCCAGGGTGCCATTCCTGGATTACCGGCTGGTGGAGCTAGTGGGCCGCATGCCAAGCTGGCTGCGCCTCCGCAATGGACAGACCAAATACATTCTCAAGAGGGCCATGCGGGGCATCCTGCCGGAAAAGATTCTGACAAGGGGTAAGGAAGGCTTCAGCATCCCCATCAAGAACTGGCTGCGGGCGGAGTTGCGCCCCATGATGTTGGATCTCCTTTCGCCCGAACGTTTGCGCGCCCAGGGGTACTTCGAGGATCGCTATGTCGAGTCGCTTATCAAGGAGCATCTGGCCGGAAAGGCAAATCACAGTCATCAGCTCTGGGCCCTCATGGTGTTTCAGAAGTGGTATGACTTGTACATGCGGAGGGCAGCATGA
- a CDS encoding polysaccharide biosynthesis tyrosine autokinase, producing MGVPADGGLPNIESLMLEEEAPPSQFNLGRLVRGIFRRKWIVVGVTLLAVAIAAYRASKMVPLYSATARIYVRGYEGKGGGGAALETAHVWEFGTRSFAERAAAQFGLTCELQGAFRSMAPGQVFLEFRAEQEPVTGGYVLDLDAQGGYTLKKIEGQGDVVLARGPVSQIIDSSLTVNGFTFRLRRDVYAPSLSIPFRVRSLQSAASFLQSRVKTIFRTPADVVAVIMTDTDPVRVANMVNHVAEIYIEEARNMRRRDAQRTISVLEGRARIAEEKYRASAEELRKFKQRYPFVEAAGAVQQSDVLVRLEAQQRALTDRKKALRILVDELGSDFSPERREQTGRFVVHALAQTEGLATVPEVQLAMQRLGDLERQWQTVVVGRGLTDAHPQYRELNDKIVREYRAIAEAARQYLTSLDQQEQELGRTIAQFRSQKAVAPVIMDQYAELQRQAEADGRLYNELLRLLEEERIAQSVEAQKIGFLDRATVPQAPISMGRKKVLMLGGLLGLLVGCLIAAILELADKTIRTAEDVRAFLRLQVLGAVPALDFKDLSEYDDSQRARLVDRLLVTHDYSPTPIGEAYRALRTNLLFSKQAGKIRALVITSIAPNEGKSFTAANLAIIIAQQKTNTLLVDGDLRRGVLHNTFGCPKEPGLTNYLSGTATLSEIVSETHIPNLSLVSCGALIPNPSELLGSLQMRRFIEEVRRRFDVVIFDSPPLNAATDAIVIGTQVDAMPIVIRAGKTRRDVARERLEALKNIPVNVLGVILNGVESYRSHQAYSYYHY from the coding sequence ATGGGTGTGCCTGCCGACGGGGGCCTGCCCAACATAGAAAGCTTGATGTTGGAAGAGGAGGCGCCACCGTCTCAGTTCAATCTGGGACGCTTGGTGCGCGGCATCTTCCGTCGCAAATGGATCGTGGTGGGGGTGACTCTCTTGGCGGTGGCGATAGCAGCCTATCGCGCCAGTAAGATGGTACCCCTCTACAGCGCCACTGCTCGTATCTATGTCCGTGGCTACGAGGGGAAAGGCGGCGGAGGCGCAGCCCTCGAGACCGCGCACGTCTGGGAGTTTGGTACCCGTTCCTTTGCCGAGAGAGCAGCAGCACAGTTTGGTCTTACCTGTGAGCTCCAGGGGGCTTTCCGCAGTATGGCACCTGGACAAGTCTTCCTCGAGTTTCGCGCTGAACAGGAGCCGGTTACCGGTGGTTACGTGCTGGACCTCGATGCGCAGGGGGGCTACACCCTCAAGAAGATCGAAGGGCAGGGGGATGTGGTGCTGGCCAGGGGCCCGGTCAGCCAGATAATTGACAGTTCCCTCACAGTCAACGGCTTTACGTTTCGCCTCCGGCGCGATGTGTACGCCCCTTCGCTGAGTATCCCTTTCCGCGTGCGCAGCCTGCAGAGTGCTGCGAGCTTTCTCCAAAGTCGGGTCAAGACCATCTTCCGCACTCCGGCTGATGTGGTGGCGGTCATCATGACCGACACTGACCCGGTGCGTGTGGCCAACATGGTCAACCACGTGGCGGAAATCTACATCGAAGAAGCGAGAAACATGCGGCGGCGGGATGCGCAGCGCACCATCAGCGTGTTGGAAGGAAGGGCAAGAATCGCAGAGGAGAAATACCGGGCCAGCGCTGAGGAGCTGCGCAAATTCAAACAGCGCTATCCCTTTGTCGAGGCGGCAGGCGCAGTTCAGCAGAGCGATGTGCTGGTGAGACTGGAGGCCCAGCAGCGCGCCCTCACCGACCGCAAGAAAGCCCTGCGCATCTTGGTGGATGAGCTGGGTTCGGACTTTTCTCCAGAACGACGTGAACAGACGGGACGGTTTGTGGTCCACGCGCTGGCCCAGACCGAAGGGCTGGCCACCGTGCCTGAGGTGCAGCTGGCCATGCAACGTCTGGGGGACCTGGAGCGGCAGTGGCAGACAGTAGTGGTGGGCCGAGGCCTCACCGATGCACATCCGCAATATCGCGAGTTGAACGATAAGATAGTGCGCGAGTATCGAGCCATAGCTGAGGCGGCACGACAGTATCTTACGTCCTTAGATCAGCAGGAGCAGGAGCTGGGCAGGACGATCGCACAATTCCGCTCGCAGAAGGCGGTGGCGCCGGTGATCATGGATCAGTACGCCGAGCTGCAGCGCCAAGCAGAAGCAGACGGGCGGCTGTATAACGAGCTGCTGCGTCTGTTGGAGGAAGAGCGAATTGCTCAGTCCGTCGAGGCGCAGAAGATTGGCTTCTTGGACCGCGCCACCGTGCCGCAAGCTCCCATTTCCATGGGGCGCAAGAAGGTTCTTATGCTCGGGGGACTGCTCGGACTATTGGTTGGCTGCTTGATCGCGGCCATTCTGGAACTGGCGGACAAGACCATTCGCACCGCGGAAGATGTGCGCGCCTTCCTCCGCCTGCAGGTGTTGGGAGCCGTGCCGGCATTGGACTTCAAGGACCTGAGTGAATACGACGACTCGCAGCGCGCGCGTCTGGTGGACAGGCTGTTGGTGACCCACGACTACTCGCCCACCCCCATCGGCGAGGCCTATCGCGCGCTGCGCACTAACCTGCTCTTTTCTAAGCAAGCGGGCAAGATCCGCGCTCTGGTGATTACAAGCATTGCGCCTAACGAGGGCAAGTCCTTTACCGCTGCCAACTTGGCTATCATCATTGCCCAGCAAAAGACAAACACCCTGCTTGTGGACGGCGACCTTAGGCGAGGTGTGCTCCACAACACGTTCGGGTGTCCCAAGGAGCCGGGACTGACCAACTACTTGTCCGGTACGGCGACCCTGTCGGAAATCGTCTCCGAGACGCACATCCCCAACTTGTCGCTGGTGAGTTGTGGCGCGCTGATCCCCAATCCATCGGAGCTGTTAGGTTCGCTGCAGATGCGCCGCTTCATCGAGGAGGTGCGTCGCCGGTTCGACGTGGTCATCTTCGACAGTCCACCCCTCAATGCCGCCACTGATGCCATCGTCATCGGTACGCAGGTAGATGCGATGCCCATCGTCATTCGCGCCGGCAAAACAAGGAGAGATGTGGCCAGAGAGCGCCTGGAGGCGTTGAAGAACATCCCGGTCAACGTCCTCGGCGTGATCCTCAACGGCGTGGAGTCGTACCGCTCACACCAGGCCTACAGCTACTACCACTACTGA
- a CDS encoding STAS domain-containing protein has protein sequence MEGIQLRTSQVGAAGTVTLLRVKGYVDATTAPEMHKAVASLLQQEHYQIVVDLSAVNYISSAGWGVFVGEIRTIREAGGDLKIVHMTPEVREVFEMLEFNRILTSYESIEEAIDDFDVCTGYDLSRSVRRQVVPSLEFDVQPAVRVAQPSTTRPALATAEGPRVFAGEQGQFMRPAEAIDLPLTEKVRKIVLENPNSGAWGVMRALNSPRFGYTRLNYFKVRSLLKRLNLDTKEKRYRFYRSR, from the coding sequence ATGGAGGGAATTCAGCTCCGCACATCGCAGGTAGGCGCAGCAGGTACCGTCACGCTTCTTCGCGTGAAGGGGTACGTGGACGCAACCACGGCTCCCGAAATGCACAAGGCGGTGGCAAGCCTTCTCCAGCAGGAGCACTACCAGATAGTCGTCGACCTGAGTGCCGTCAATTACATCAGCAGCGCTGGGTGGGGCGTTTTTGTAGGGGAGATTAGGACGATTCGGGAGGCCGGCGGGGATCTGAAGATTGTGCACATGACCCCCGAAGTCCGTGAGGTGTTTGAGATGCTGGAGTTCAACCGCATCCTCACCTCTTATGAAAGCATCGAGGAGGCGATCGACGACTTTGACGTCTGCACGGGTTATGACCTTTCCCGAAGCGTGCGCCGCCAGGTGGTGCCCTCATTGGAGTTCGACGTGCAGCCAGCGGTCCGGGTTGCACAGCCCAGCACCACGAGACCCGCACTGGCTACGGCGGAGGGCCCCCGTGTCTTTGCCGGTGAACAAGGGCAGTTCATGCGGCCAGCTGAGGCTATCGATTTGCCCCTCACCGAGAAGGTGCGCAAGATCGTTCTGGAAAACCCGAATAGCGGAGCATGGGGGGTCATGCGCGCCCTGAACTCGCCCCGCTTCGGTTACACGCGCCTCAACTACTTCAAGGTGCGCAGCCTCCTGAAGCGGTTGAACCTGGACACTAAAGAAAAGCGCTATAGATTCTATCGGTCGCGTTGA
- a CDS encoding polysaccharide biosynthesis/export family protein, with protein MAAPGRCQSGADKAAPTFGYGDGVRIFIWESWERAELQTFATKFSNEYVVDGEGFITLPIFGKLKVVGLSPEGLIEVLREKLRPYTKDPIIMVTPLVRVTLLGQFRQPGSYRVDPRDALWSVIERAGGPGPDCDLRRLQLRRGGQTVRKSLLASWERGSSLMEIGVRSGDVIYAPRVPRVTFRDVVYYFQFMVSLVSLYVAIKRWE; from the coding sequence ATGGCAGCTCCTGGTCGGTGTCAATCAGGTGCAGACAAGGCGGCTCCCACTTTCGGCTACGGAGACGGTGTGCGCATTTTCATTTGGGAGAGCTGGGAGCGGGCGGAATTGCAAACCTTTGCCACCAAGTTTAGCAACGAGTACGTGGTAGACGGGGAAGGTTTTATTACCTTGCCCATCTTTGGCAAGCTCAAAGTTGTGGGTCTGAGCCCAGAGGGGCTCATCGAGGTGCTGCGGGAGAAGCTCCGCCCTTATACCAAAGACCCGATCATCATGGTCACGCCGCTGGTGCGGGTGACATTGTTAGGGCAGTTTCGGCAGCCCGGTTCGTATCGGGTTGACCCCCGTGATGCGCTTTGGAGCGTCATCGAGCGAGCGGGAGGGCCAGGGCCGGACTGTGACCTGCGCCGCCTCCAGCTTAGGCGTGGCGGGCAAACGGTGCGCAAGAGTTTGCTGGCAAGTTGGGAACGGGGCTCATCTCTCATGGAGATCGGCGTGCGCAGCGGCGATGTCATCTATGCGCCGCGCGTGCCGCGTGTGACCTTCCGCGACGTGGTCTACTACTTCCAGTTTATGGTCTCCCTGGTTTCACTGTACGTTGCCATCAAGAGGTGGGAATAG
- a CDS encoding UDP-glucose/GDP-mannose dehydrogenase family protein, with protein MNICVVGTGYVGLVTGTCLAELGNDVVCVDKDHGKIEKLKKGIIPIYEPGLDDLVAKNVREGRLHFDTDLKPATERSLVIFIAVGTPPKEDGSADLQHVAEVAKEIARYMNDYKVIVNKSTVPVGAGKWVKEIIEKHQTHKVKFSVVSNPEFLREGSAIDDFMRPDRVVIGGEDSEAIAIMKDLYSPLYLIETPFVITNLASAELIKYASNAFLATKISFINEIAMVCERVGADVHHVAKGMGLDNRIGRKFLHPGPGFGGSCFPKDTRALVQVAEKVGCDLRIVKATIEVNERQRQIMIDKIKNAVGDLQGKVIGVLGLSFKPNTDDMREAPSITIINALLQGGAKVKAYDPAAMEEAKKILPDVHYCKDTYEVPKDADALVFLTEWNQFRSLDLDRLKKLLRKPVVIDLRNIYEPDKMREKGFEYVAVGR; from the coding sequence ATGAACATCTGTGTGGTGGGAACCGGATACGTGGGGCTGGTGACGGGCACCTGCCTGGCCGAGTTGGGCAATGATGTGGTCTGCGTGGACAAAGACCATGGCAAGATCGAGAAGCTCAAGAAGGGGATCATCCCCATTTATGAGCCAGGGTTAGACGACCTGGTGGCCAAGAACGTGCGCGAGGGACGCCTGCACTTTGACACCGATCTGAAGCCGGCAACCGAACGCTCCCTGGTCATTTTTATCGCTGTGGGCACTCCCCCGAAAGAGGACGGTTCAGCCGACTTGCAGCACGTGGCCGAGGTGGCAAAAGAGATTGCCCGCTACATGAATGACTACAAGGTGATAGTCAACAAGAGCACGGTACCGGTAGGTGCAGGCAAGTGGGTCAAAGAGATTATCGAAAAACACCAGACGCACAAGGTCAAGTTCAGCGTGGTTTCCAACCCGGAATTCCTGCGGGAGGGTTCGGCTATTGATGACTTCATGCGGCCGGACCGGGTGGTCATCGGCGGCGAGGACAGCGAGGCTATCGCCATCATGAAGGACCTCTACTCGCCTCTCTACCTGATCGAGACCCCCTTTGTGATCACCAACTTGGCCAGTGCGGAGCTCATCAAGTATGCCTCCAACGCCTTTCTTGCGACCAAGATCTCCTTCATAAACGAGATCGCGATGGTGTGTGAGCGGGTGGGAGCAGATGTGCACCACGTGGCCAAGGGGATGGGATTGGACAACCGGATCGGCCGCAAGTTCTTGCATCCAGGCCCCGGCTTTGGGGGGTCGTGTTTCCCGAAGGACACTCGCGCACTAGTGCAGGTTGCTGAAAAGGTGGGCTGCGACCTCCGCATCGTCAAGGCCACCATTGAGGTCAACGAGCGGCAGCGACAAATAATGATCGACAAGATCAAGAATGCAGTCGGTGATCTGCAAGGGAAAGTGATCGGGGTGCTCGGCCTCTCCTTTAAACCTAATACCGATGACATGCGCGAGGCCCCATCGATCACCATCATCAATGCGCTGCTGCAAGGCGGTGCGAAGGTGAAGGCGTACGACCCTGCGGCTATGGAGGAAGCCAAGAAAATCCTCCCAGATGTGCACTATTGCAAAGATACCTACGAAGTGCCCAAGGACGCGGACGCGCTTGTTTTCCTCACCGAATGGAACCAGTTCCGCAGCCTGGACCTGGATCGGCTGAAAAAGTTGTTGCGCAAGCCAGTGGTCATCGACCTGCGCAACATCTACGAGCCGGACAAGATGCGGGAGAAAGGGTTCGAGTACGTTGCTGTGGGGCGCTGA